In the Granulosicoccus antarcticus IMCC3135 genome, GACCGGCATGGCAGGCATGCTCATCCCAAGGGCCTCGTGTGTGTTCAGTGGGCTGAAACCACAGGCCATCGAGTGTCGTAAAAAAGCTTGTGCTGCTTGCCATGTTGCCTTATCCAGTCATGAGGGAGCTTGTCATTGGCTCAATATCTGTTGCAGATAGGGGGCGGTTCGTGAGCGTTTTGACATCGAAACTTTCTTCGGAGTGCCGCGTGCAACCACTTTACCGCCTCCCGTACCGCCCTCAGGACCCATGTCTATGATCCAGTCTGCCTCAGCCATGATATCCAGATTGTGTTCGATGACAATGACTGAGTTTCCGGCTTCCACCAATCGATGCAGTACGTGAATCAGATTCTCCACATCAGCCATGTGCAGGCCCACCGTGGGTTCGTCCAGAATGTAGAGCGTGTGCACGTTCACGATGGCCTTGCCCGAGGAGTCACGGACAGAGGGTTTGGCCTTTGACAGCTCGGTGACAAGCTTGATTCGCTGCGCCTCGCCACCGCTGAGTGTTCGGCTTTGCTGACCGAGCGTCAGGTAGCCCAGGCCGACATCCTGCAGCAACTTCAGGGCATGCCGGATGCTGACATGTGCATCAAAAAACTCGACGCCTTCATCGACATTCATCATCAGAACATCACCGATGGATTTGTCCTTGTAGCGTACGGAGAGGGTTTCATGATTGAAGCGCATGCCGTTACAGACTTCACACAGTACGCGGACATCGGGCAGAAAACTCATCTCGATGCGTTGCATGCCTTGTCCGGCGCATTCCTCACAGCGACCATCGCCGGTATTGAACGAGAAGCGGCTGGCATTGTAGCCACGAATGCGAGCCTCGGTCGTATCGGCGAAAAGGCGTCTGATGTTGTCCCAGAAGCCGATGTAGGTAGCCGGGCAGGAGCGAGATGTTTTGCCGATAGGGGTCTGATCAACTTCCAGCAGACGGGAAATACTCTCCCAGCCAGAGATATCTTCACAACCGACCAGAGTGCCAAGCTTGCGTTTGCTTTTCTGAGCGTTCAGTACCCGCAGGTTGTCGTGCACGACATCACGAATGAGCGTGCTTTTGCCCGAGCCTGAAACACCCGTGACACAAACCAGTTGGCCCAGCGGTATATCGACTGAGACGTTCTTCAGGTTGTGCAGGTGCGCGTTAGTCACATGCAGGCTGTGCTCAGGCCCGGTACGAGTCGGATAGAGCGGATGTTGTAGTGGGTGATCCAGTAGGCGCCCAGTGACTGAATCCGGATTTTTACGTACTTTGGCAACAGTGCCCGAGGCCACTATTTCACCGCCACGCACACCGGCACCCGGGCCGATGTCGATAATATGGTCGGCACTGAGAATGGTTTCCTCGTCGTGCTCTACCACGACGATGGTATTGCCTTTTTTCAGCAATCGCGCCAGCGTATCGAGCAACATGCGATTATCGCGTGGATGTAATCCGATGGTTGGCTCGTCGAGGATGTAGCACACACCCTGCAGGTTCGAGCCCAGCTGTGCCGCTAACCGTATGCGTTGTGCTTCGCCACCGCTCAAGGTCGGTGCAGCCCGGTCCAGCGATAGGTACTCCAGACCGACTTCAACCAGGAAGGACAGGCGAGAGTTCAGCTCTTTGAGGCTGTCTCTGGCAATGGTTGCTTCTCGATCATTGAGCTTTATGCTCGAAAACACCTTGCCGGCATCGACAATCGATAAAGTGGTGTAATCAGCAATGTTCCAGTCCTGAAAGTACACCGCCAGTGATTCGCTCTTGAGGCGCTGGCCTTCGCACTGTGGACAGGTGACCGGATCCTCATCGCTGTTCGACCAGCTACGCTCTTCGCCGGTCTGTTCTTCGTCAAAGCCGGGGATCACTTCACCGGTGCCAAAGCAGCTCTCACACCAGCCGTGCCGGGAGTTGTAGGAAAACATGCGCGGATCCAGCTCGGCAAAGCTGCGCTGGCAGCTCGGGCAGGCCCGTTGCGTCGAGAATAGTTTTTCGCGACCGCTGGCACTGCTGATCTTGACCACACCGCTACCATAATCGATGGCTCGCTGTATCAATGCCTGTAGTTCGGCTTCGTGTTTCACATCGACCATGAAAGTGCCCACTGGCAGATCAATGGTGTGTTCCTTGAAGCGGTCCAGCCGCGGCCATTCGGTCGTTGGCAGTGCCTTGCCGTCGACACGCAGTGTCGTAAAGCCCTTGTTCAATGCCCATTTGGCCAGATCGGTGTAATAGCCCTTGCGATTGACAATCAGAGGCGCGTGCAGATTGATCTTCTTGCCACGATGCTGCTTGAGCACCTGAGCGGTGATGGCATCAACCGATTGTGCCGATATGGGGACTTCGCAGTCGGGGCAATGCTGTACACCCAGTTTGACAAACAGCAGGCGCAGGAAGTGATAGATCTCGGTCATCGTGGCGACCGTGCTCTTGCGGCCGCCGCGACTGGTGCGCTGCTCGATGGCAACCGTGGGAGGGATGCCGGTAATGGCATCGACATCGGGTCTGGAGGCGGGTTGCACGAATTGCCGAGCGTAGGCATTCAGCGATTCCAGATAACGACGCTGACCTTCGTTGAAGACGATATCAAAAGCGAGTGTGCTCTTGCCACTGCCACTCATGCCGGTGATGACCGTCATTTTATCGCGTGGAATCCGAACGTCGATATTCTTCAGATTGTGTTCGCGGGCCTTGTGCACGACGATGGCGTCGCCGGGATCAGTGTTGATCAGCTGTAAGGGATCGGGCGCTGCTATCTCGGCGATACCTGTGGCTTTCAAGCGATCAGTGGCATCTCTGTAATCACGCAGAGAGGCAGCGGTAACACTGGTCTTGTGGGCCATGACTTGCACGGGGGTGCCCTTGCAGACGATCTTGCCGCCGGCATCTCCACCGGCAGGACCAAGATCGATGATCCAGTCCGCGTTGGCAATGACATCCAGATTGTGCTCGATCACCACCAGTGAGTGTCCCTGTTCCACCAGTTGTTCGAAGGCATTGAGCAACTTGCCAATGTCTTCGAAGTGCAAGCCGGTAGTCGGCTCATCAAACAGGAAGAGGGTATGGCCATCAATGGTGCGTTTGGATCGAATCATGGCAGCCTGTCCCAGATAGGCTGCCAGTTTCAGGCGCTGTGCTTCACCACCGCTGAGGGTGGGAACGGGCTGGCCCAGTTGCAGATAGCCCAGGCCCACCTCTCGCAGAGGGCTGAGTGCTGTGATGACCGCTTTGTTCTCTGCAAAGAATTCGAGTGCACGTTCGACGGTCATTTCCAGTACGTCTGCAATTGACTGACCTTCGGCCTCGCTCTGGTTGAAGAGTTTGATTTCCAGCAACTCTGCGCGGTATCGACGTCCCTGGCATTCGGCGCAACGTAGATAGACATCAGAGAGGAATTGCATTTCAACATGCTCGAATCCATTACCCGAGCAGGCCGGACAACGCATGCCAGAGTTGAAACTGAAAGCACTGGCCTTGTAACCACGCTCCTGAGCCTCAGGTACTTTTTCGAATAACTTGCGAATGGATTCGAAAGCGCCGGTGTAGCTGACCGGGTTGGAACGAGCCGATTTTCCGATGGGTGACTGATCAACCAGTATTACATCGGTGATCTGTTCATCGCCGGTGATGGCGGTATAGGGAAGTGCCAGGTCCTTGGGTTTGCCCTTGAGCGATGTCAGGGCATTGAACAGGGTGTCCTGGATGAGAGTCGATTTGCCTGACCCGCTGGGGCCTGTCAGGCAGACCAGACGATTCAGCGGAATCTCCAGCGTCACATCCTGCAGATTATGGCCGTTGGCACCGCTGAGTATGAGTTTTTCAGTACCGCGACTACCACGTTCGGGGGACGAGAAATTCAGAGTTTTTTCACCGTTCAGGTATTTGGCTGTCAGTGATTTCTTGCTTTTCAACAGTGCGGCAGGCTTGCCGTTGAAGACAATGTTGCCGCCGGCGCGACCTGGACCCGGGCCTATGTCTATGATGCGATCGGCGGCTAGCATCAATTGCGGATCGTGCTCTACAACGATGAGCGTGTTGCCGGCGTCACGCAGTCGTTTCAGAACCCGGATGACCCGATCCATGTCCTGTGCATGTAGCCCGATGCTGGGCTCGTCGAGCACGAACAGCGTATTGACCAGTGAAGTACCGAGGGCTGTCGTCAGATTGATACGTTGCACCTCGCCACCAGACAGGGTGCGTGACTGGCGATCGAGGGTCAGATAGCTCAGGCCCACATCATTCAGGTAGGCCAGTCGCGAGCGCATCTCGCGCACCACCATGTCTGTGGGATCATCAACATGGCCCTGGGCGATCGCTTCGACGAACTGCAGTGCCCTGGACAGTGGCAGCTGCATGAGATCCACGATATTCAGGCCTGGTAGTGTCGCCATGACCTTGTCCGAAAAGGGGGCTTGCGCATCACGGTAGCGTGCACCGGGTTCAATGACTCTCGCAGCATCCTCCAGCGTTCCGACACGCCAGTTCAGTGAGGCTGGTTTCAGTCTGGCCCCATGACAGGCTGGGCACTCATCATAGCTGCGGTATTTGGCCAGCATTACTCGCACATGCATGCGATAGGATTTGCGTTCCAGGTAGTCGAAGAAGCCTTTGATCCCGTACCAGCTATTCTCGGCCTCACTGCCGTCGCCCTGGATGACCCAGTTCTGTTGGGTGCTGGTCATCTCGTCGAACGGTACATCCAGTGGAATGCCCTGTTTTTTTGCAGCTCGTTCCAGATCCCGCTGACAAGCGGCACCTGATTCGCTCTGGAATACCTTGACGGCACCGCCCTTGAGCGTCTTGCTGACATCTGGTAACGCCAGTCTGTAATCGATACCGATGATCCGGCCAAAGCCCTTGCATGACTCACAGGCCCCGATGGGGGAGTTGAAGGAAAAGCTCGAAGGAATCGGTTCTCGATACCGGATGCCGCAGGCTTCGCACTGCAAAGCTGTCGAATAGCTGGTTTGGCCTGAGGATTGACGCTCTTCATCCAGCGTATGTACGCTGACTTTACCTTGCCCATACCGCAAGCCAGCTTCGATAGCTTCGATGAAACGACTGCGATTATCTTCACGCGTTGACAATCTGTCCTGGATGACATCAATGCTGGTGTCACTTTGTTGATGGACCTTGGTATAGCCTTGCCTGGCCAGCCAGTCCTGGATTTCGTCTGCTGAAAAATTTGCTGGAATCGGAACCTGGAAGGTCACCATGATGCGGCGTGGTTCGCTCTGGTCGAACCAGTCGTTGCTTATTTTCTCCGGCGTGTCGCGTGTAACCGGTTTTCCACAATCTCCGCAATAAAGTCTGGCAGTACGAGCAAACAGGAGCTTGATGTGATCATTGAGTTCCGTCATGGTGCCAACGGTCGAACGGGAGGTGCGCACCGGGTTGGTCTGGTCGATGGCAATAGCGGGTGGGATACCCTCTATCCGGTCCACCTGCGGTTTATCCATCCTGTCCAGAAACTGCCGGGCATAGGGCGAGAATGTTTCCACATAACGCCGTTGGCCTTCCGCATAGATCGTGTCGAAAGCGAGAGTGGATTTGCCGCTGCCGCTGACACCGGTGATGACAATCAATTCACCGTACGGCAGTTTCAGATCCAGGTGCTTCAGATTGTTCTGATAGGCATTCTCGATCAGTATGTGCTTGCTCATGGACGTGGGCGTTGTCTGAAATGAATGGAGGTGAGGCTGCAGACATCTTTTGATCAAGCGGGAACAGGGCAGGGTAGCCAGATTCGCTCAGCTCGGATCGATAAGGTGTTTTGCTCGATGTAGTGTACGGGTGAACGAGATTTTGGACCATGACTGATGTCAGGGCGTCGCTGCTGTAATATGGTGAGTGGGACTAGAATTTCACCCTCTCATCAATTCAGGAGTATGTTGACTTGGATGCAATCAGTACGGCCGTTGCAGCCTTTGAGCGCGATGGCTATTACATAGCCCGATCCCTGTTCTCGACTGAGGAAGTTTCTGCACTGGTCGAATTGATCGATCGGTCGCTGTCGCCGGCATTGGCGCCGGTTGAGTTCGAGGCCGATGTGCATTATCCGGGCGCGCCCAGTTCCAAAAGCGCACCCGGTGGCAGCACTCCGCGGCGGCTGTTGCATGCTTTCGGACGGGATTCCCTGTTCCAGCAGGTGGGCAGACACCCCCAGATCGTGGCCACGCTCAAGGCTTTGATGAACACCGATGCCGTTCGCCTATCGCAAAACCATCATAATTGCGTCATGACCAAACACCCTGGGTTCAGCAGTGTCACCAGCTGGCATCAGGATATACGCTACTGGCGTTTTGACCGGCGCGAGCTGGTCAGTACCTGGTTGGCTCTGGGACCTGAGAATGCTCATAACGGCGGACTACTGGTCATTCCCGGTTCTCATACACTGGATTTTGAACCGGGACAGTTCGATGCAGCTTTGTTCCTGCGCACCGATCTGCCTGCCAACGAGGCCTTGCTGGCGAAAGTAGTCTCTGTCGATCTGAAGGCTGGCGATATGCTTTTCTTCCATTCACGGACCCTGCATGCAGCCGGGCAGAACGATTCCAGTGTCATCAAGCGCTCGCTGGTCTACACCTATCGTGCCGACGACAATCAGCCCATCCCCGAAACACGTTCGGCCGTCTATGAGGATATCCCGGTATCGTGAGCACATCACTGGATCCGCTCCAGAATCCAGCCAATGGCCTGAGTTTCGCACCTGAGTGGGCGGGGACCAATATCTACCTGGCCAGCCAACCCGTTACTGACTGTGTTGAGGCCCTTTACCCTGAGGAGCGCTCAGTGATTGCCGCCTCGGCGCCGTTGCGACAGCGCACCTTCTCCAGTGGTAGACGTTGCGCCCGAATCGCTCTGGCTGAAGCGGGTTTGCCTGCTTGTGTGCTGGCCAGAGCAGACGATGGGTCAGTCTGCTGGCCAGAGGGCGTGGTAGGCAGTGTGAGTCATACAAATGACTGGGCGGTGTCTGCTGTTGCCTTACGCGATATGAGCGAAGCTGCGAGTCTGGGGGTTGACCTTGAACGTATCCAGCCTCTTGAGGCGGGTGTGATCAAGGTGGTTGCCACTGCCAGTGAGCAGACTGAACTGGCCATGCAAGGTGCTAAACGCTGGCAAGCAACGGCATTGTTCAGTCTCAAGGAAAGTGTTTACAAATGTCTGAGGCCTTCTTACGGTCGTTTTATCGGCTTCAAGGAGGTGGAGATCTGTGACATCGTCAGTGGCAAGCCGCATCTGAGCTTCTGTAACGAGGAACTCAGCAAGCATTTTCGCGAATCCGAGGTGCAATTGCGCATGGCAGTTACCTCGGACTACGTACTCTCGCTGGCCTGGTTGAGGAACCACTGAGCGAAAGCTGGCGTCGCGTAATCACTCCTGTGCAGGTGCTTGGGTGGAAAGTGGTGGTGCCTGCTGTATATTAAGGGCTTGCGCTAATCCCCACATTCTTACTATCTACCGAAGGCATCTCATGCAGGAC is a window encoding:
- a CDS encoding phytanoyl-CoA dioxygenase family protein — its product is MDAISTAVAAFERDGYYIARSLFSTEEVSALVELIDRSLSPALAPVEFEADVHYPGAPSSKSAPGGSTPRRLLHAFGRDSLFQQVGRHPQIVATLKALMNTDAVRLSQNHHNCVMTKHPGFSSVTSWHQDIRYWRFDRRELVSTWLALGPENAHNGGLLVIPGSHTLDFEPGQFDAALFLRTDLPANEALLAKVVSVDLKAGDMLFFHSRTLHAAGQNDSSVIKRSLVYTYRADDNQPIPETRSAVYEDIPVS
- the uvrA gene encoding excinuclease ABC subunit UvrA is translated as MSKHILIENAYQNNLKHLDLKLPYGELIVITGVSGSGKSTLAFDTIYAEGQRRYVETFSPYARQFLDRMDKPQVDRIEGIPPAIAIDQTNPVRTSRSTVGTMTELNDHIKLLFARTARLYCGDCGKPVTRDTPEKISNDWFDQSEPRRIMVTFQVPIPANFSADEIQDWLARQGYTKVHQQSDTSIDVIQDRLSTREDNRSRFIEAIEAGLRYGQGKVSVHTLDEERQSSGQTSYSTALQCEACGIRYREPIPSSFSFNSPIGACESCKGFGRIIGIDYRLALPDVSKTLKGGAVKVFQSESGAACQRDLERAAKKQGIPLDVPFDEMTSTQQNWVIQGDGSEAENSWYGIKGFFDYLERKSYRMHVRVMLAKYRSYDECPACHGARLKPASLNWRVGTLEDAARVIEPGARYRDAQAPFSDKVMATLPGLNIVDLMQLPLSRALQFVEAIAQGHVDDPTDMVVREMRSRLAYLNDVGLSYLTLDRQSRTLSGGEVQRINLTTALGTSLVNTLFVLDEPSIGLHAQDMDRVIRVLKRLRDAGNTLIVVEHDPQLMLAADRIIDIGPGPGRAGGNIVFNGKPAALLKSKKSLTAKYLNGEKTLNFSSPERGSRGTEKLILSGANGHNLQDVTLEIPLNRLVCLTGPSGSGKSTLIQDTLFNALTSLKGKPKDLALPYTAITGDEQITDVILVDQSPIGKSARSNPVSYTGAFESIRKLFEKVPEAQERGYKASAFSFNSGMRCPACSGNGFEHVEMQFLSDVYLRCAECQGRRYRAELLEIKLFNQSEAEGQSIADVLEMTVERALEFFAENKAVITALSPLREVGLGYLQLGQPVPTLSGGEAQRLKLAAYLGQAAMIRSKRTIDGHTLFLFDEPTTGLHFEDIGKLLNAFEQLVEQGHSLVVIEHNLDVIANADWIIDLGPAGGDAGGKIVCKGTPVQVMAHKTSVTAASLRDYRDATDRLKATGIAEIAAPDPLQLINTDPGDAIVVHKAREHNLKNIDVRIPRDKMTVITGMSGSGKSTLAFDIVFNEGQRRYLESLNAYARQFVQPASRPDVDAITGIPPTVAIEQRTSRGGRKSTVATMTEIYHFLRLLFVKLGVQHCPDCEVPISAQSVDAITAQVLKQHRGKKINLHAPLIVNRKGYYTDLAKWALNKGFTTLRVDGKALPTTEWPRLDRFKEHTIDLPVGTFMVDVKHEAELQALIQRAIDYGSGVVKISSASGREKLFSTQRACPSCQRSFAELDPRMFSYNSRHGWCESCFGTGEVIPGFDEEQTGEERSWSNSDEDPVTCPQCEGQRLKSESLAVYFQDWNIADYTTLSIVDAGKVFSSIKLNDREATIARDSLKELNSRLSFLVEVGLEYLSLDRAAPTLSGGEAQRIRLAAQLGSNLQGVCYILDEPTIGLHPRDNRMLLDTLARLLKKGNTIVVVEHDEETILSADHIIDIGPGAGVRGGEIVASGTVAKVRKNPDSVTGRLLDHPLQHPLYPTRTGPEHSLHVTNAHLHNLKNVSVDIPLGQLVCVTGVSGSGKSTLIRDVVHDNLRVLNAQKSKRKLGTLVGCEDISGWESISRLLEVDQTPIGKTSRSCPATYIGFWDNIRRLFADTTEARIRGYNASRFSFNTGDGRCEECAGQGMQRIEMSFLPDVRVLCEVCNGMRFNHETLSVRYKDKSIGDVLMMNVDEGVEFFDAHVSIRHALKLLQDVGLGYLTLGQQSRTLSGGEAQRIKLVTELSKAKPSVRDSSGKAIVNVHTLYILDEPTVGLHMADVENLIHVLHRLVEAGNSVIVIEHNLDIMAEADWIIDMGPEGGTGGGKVVARGTPKKVSMSKRSRTAPYLQQILSQ
- a CDS encoding 4'-phosphopantetheinyl transferase family protein, with the translated sequence MSTSLDPLQNPANGLSFAPEWAGTNIYLASQPVTDCVEALYPEERSVIAASAPLRQRTFSSGRRCARIALAEAGLPACVLARADDGSVCWPEGVVGSVSHTNDWAVSAVALRDMSEAASLGVDLERIQPLEAGVIKVVATASEQTELAMQGAKRWQATALFSLKESVYKCLRPSYGRFIGFKEVEICDIVSGKPHLSFCNEELSKHFRESEVQLRMAVTSDYVLSLAWLRNH